The Chroicocephalus ridibundus chromosome 4, bChrRid1.1, whole genome shotgun sequence genome contains the following window.
ttccctgtccctcttgaaccggggagcccagaactggacacagtactccaggtgcggcctcaccaaggcagagtagagggggaggatgacctccctcgacctgctggccacactcttctggatgcaccccgggataccattggcctttttggccacaagggctcATGGTCatcttgttgtccaccaggactcccaggtctctttcagctgagctgctctccagcaggtcagcccccaacctgtactggtgcatggggttattcctccccaggtgcagcaccctacacttgcccttgttgaatttcataaggttcctctctacCCAACTCTCCAGTcagtccaggtctctctgtatggtggcacagccttccggtgtgtcagccacccccccagctttagCCAAAGAGGGACTGTGATTAAAGCCACGCTTCTTCTCAACTTAGTTGCCTCTCTAGTATGTGTCCTTGAAATAATGTTTACAAAGCAAATTAGCTAACTAGAAGTCGCTTCTGCATTATTTAAAACATGAGCCTCCTAATTGCCATCAGAATATACTAATATTCCTTAGGAATCATTTTGCCTACCGAATTTAGTTTTGCTAATTCATCCTTTCTCCCTGTCCTAttagcaaataattatttttactgaaagctTATTTGCTATGTTTGAGGTTCTTGATTTGATAAAATACATAGTATACTGATATCTTATGTTAGATTTGGATTCAAAAGATTGTTCAAttctgaagttttttttccagttagcaCCATAGGCCTTTATTACCATTAACTAAATTAGTGTAAGtggaaataaacacatttgtatggatttaaaggaaaaatacacttAGATACAAACTCTTTAAAACGCAGGCATGTAGTATTTGTCATATACTCCAAGcctgtattttttctctgtgagTGTCCAGTAGGAGGTGCTTCAAAGCAAGAACTGAGAGCCTTGGAATAGTTAAATATGGGATAATGCATATCTAACACAGAAGTCATTCTGAATGCTAAgtacatattaaatatttcttctaaGTTCTTGGAAGTCTTGATATTATTGATTCACATGAATACTCTCTCTACATTCTCACATGAGTACTTCCTCTCTAAAATGACATTAAATCCTTGGACTCAATACTTTTCAATAGTGGTGATTCTACTGTTGAAATACGCATCGTAAAAATAGGAATTCTGTTATTGATTCTgaattttccaaattttaatttgaatatCCTCTTGTTCTGGGAGAAGAGAAATTGCCATTCGGTGTCTGAATGTtggttgttttctgtatttttctcacaGCACCTccacaaaaaataaatctacatttAAACACTTTTAAACCTGATATTACATacagaagcattttcctttatttgCCACTTTCTTATTGTCAGGTATTTGTTTGTAACATTGTCAGGCATGTGGCTGATGACAACGTGTCTGTAAGAGGTCACTTCCATCACTTTGACGGCAGTGGAAGGGTCCTGCTTCTGCCGGGGCAGATGAGGAGTTTATCCTGCTATCGCATGGATAGCTTGCAGAATAATGGTGTTCGTATGTTTTTCTGGAAATTTATGGGATGATCTAAACCGGGTTGCCATTAAAAGGATATACAGTCGTTCATTAGATTGAATTCTAAGGGTGTGTTATTTGAGGGTAGTATTCCAGTAACTGTCTATGAGCCAATATTGACTAGGGAATGTGAAAGAAGTTTATGTTGATCTAAAACATCTAATATTATAGGATAACAGGTCTCTAAAAATATATAGTAAGATGATGAAGCATTCACACAGTGTATTAGAAAGGAAAGCTAGATAATATACTCTGCATTTCTTTATTAATATAGGGAGTACAGTGTGCAGGAGTTCATTCCAACGATGCTTTGCTGGGATCAGGTAAACAAGTTTATTCTTTTTCCACTCTCTCCTGCTTATTTATCACAGATACTTACTATTTTAGGCTTGAAGAGTTATGGACTCTCATAAGTGCCTGGGAACCTTTTCCCAATGCATTTCGTGTTTCCCAGcctttatatgttttttttttcttctctgtttaaataaatattccttaTTTAATGTTGTTgtagcattttccttttcaggaatGGATTTTTCACCTATGGCAACACCTGacatcttattttctttgtgtctCTTTTCTCAGGATTTCATTTTATCTGTTCCGTATCTTCCTTACTGTAGATTTGCTTCTTTCTGTAAACATTTAGTAGTATGGTTTTAATTCAATAAGCTACTGGAGGACATCAGTAACTTTAAATGTGGTCTTAATTCTGACTAGTTGTGTGCTCAAAATTGGACATATTTAATTCAAGTACTTTGGTGAGTCAGTCCCTTAGCTGGTTATTCTCCATAGATACTTTCCAGGATTCAGAATCAAGTTTGTTCTGGGGAGGGTATGAGTGACTTCTTCCCCACAATGAAACAGAGACACGAGAATGATACAATCTGATGCAGCGAAATGATCGTATTCGAGTTTTACAACTTTGCAGCTTTTGTGATTTTAACTGTTATTTAAAATAACGTCTGCATGTTCAAGGCAGagcaaaatgaatgttttctctGCTATTACACTTCTGGTTACCAGGTGGCAGCATTGTTGTAATAGTAAActtttttctagcattttctacattttatttatttatttatttatgtagccACTTTTAATAACAAAACTGCTATGCAAATGAAATATATGATAGCAATGGCTACACTGGCCCAAAATAGATGTGTAGTGGATTGTGATAACTACTTACCAGTGCACCGCAGCAGTAGATAATTTTTTAGAAAGTGTGTGAAGTTTCATCCTATATTCAAATGAAACTGTTGTACAAGCATAGCAAAGCAAGACATAATAAACGTCTCTGGGGCTTTgctaaaaacatgaaataaagggaaaagggTGTCCTTCCTTGTCAGAGGATTTATCTTGCAAGTCTGAAATTATTGTTCTGTGCCTGAGACAGTGACTTTTCATCATGTCGTTCAAAGTCAAGTTCAAAAATGACAGTAATAGGTGGCCTGCAGTGACAGGCCGTGTGATGTATCTTCCTGATTTTGGATAGCTGCAGCACGGCTTATGCAGAGAAACCCAAGGATTTATTATTTATAGACAAAGTTAGCAACACCTCCTTCTAATAAGACTATCCAATTTCCTGTTTAAAGGCTATGTTTTTAGATGGTTACAACTTTGCCTAAATGTAGCTATCCAGGCGGAAAATCTGTATGCTACTTTTCtactttgggctttttttttgcttttatgttctgTCGTACCATTTGATTTCTTGCCTCTGTCTCTGTTTATTTATCTCTCTgccttttagttttgttttgtgaaaatatcACCTCCTCTGTGATTCAGCAGTTTCTGACGACAAGGTAGTATAATTAACTCTCAGTTCCAGAGGCTGCAGATTTACTGGTGCGAATGGTGGGATAGCTAAGCTGGCTCAGTGCAGAGCACAGGTCCAGCAGGGGTCCTTCGCTCATGTGCTGCACCCATGAAACCAGGCGGACTGTTTCCGTTGTGCTTTTGAAACACATAGCTCTCAGGTGTTTGCTGCAAAGGCACTTAGCCTCACTGACAGGACTTGAGTTGAAAGGGCTTATGAGATCTGGGTAACGCTAATCCTGCATATTAGAGCTTCCCTCTGCACAACCATTTTGTATCCCTGCATTTCACACCTCATATTTGGGGTCTTTCTGGATATTGGATAGTtaacttgctttcatttcaggCATGTACTTTCAACTGGCTTCATGATAACCAACCTGAGTTGCTGCACATTCTAGACTATTGAAAAAGTTGCAGTCTGCGTATGCTCAGTGAGAATTTTCTAGATTTTATCCTCTGAAGAAGTTTTGACTGTCAATTGGGTCCATTGTAGGGGTCAGCagaattttctctgtgtttatttctgGGCTACTGTGGGGCTCGGACTGAATCCACATGCTTGAACTAAGAACAAAGAGCATGTGTGTCCTGTGTTCCTAACAACATCTCCCTCAGGTGCATACAAAATGGAGGGAAGAGCTGTGGGGGGCAAAGAATTGGACCTTCAGAGAGAAAGTGGAACACATTAAGTAGAGTaggacaaggaaataaaaatatatgattGAAGGGTATGGGTGGGGAGAAGAAATGGAGGCTAGGGTTGTAGGAAGGAGTTGAAATAGATCCTCAACGGACAAGAATATTTAATGGGGAGATGGGTTATAATGGGAGGAATGGAGGAGAACTGGGAGTGAGTAGGTGATACGACTGAAACTGTAAGAGGATGTGGGATGGGAAAACTATAAATGGCTGAACAAATATGTTGGAACTGAGAACCATTCACATAAAGAGAAGCTGACTGGAGGCACATGTGAGAAAAGTTGGTCTGAGAGGAAGAAAGTTGAAACCTGACATTGAGAATAAAACAACTGGGATCTACTAAATATGGAGGAGTCTGGCAGCTGAGTCTAGAGATGGAGAAAAGCTGAACAAAGAGTTGGGAGTGAATAGCTGGGACTGGCTCAGAAAGGAACAGAGTACAGAGTCCTGGTGAATGGGAAAAAGTGCAAGAAGGAATGTCTAAAGAAGAATTCTAGAATTATGTTTCTAAAAGCAAACACTCAAACCTCAGAAAATTAGTAAGTTAAATCTAAAGCAAACCCAAACTGATTTGTATACGCAAATGCCCAGCTCAGCACCCAAACATTCTTCACTTTGCATAAGGCAGAGGCATCAGAGCATTCTGCACAAAGGCGTCAGTGGTCAAAGGGCTTCTCATATGAagagcactgctgctctgctgctggagagttaaaacaaaagcacagagGGAGCCCTTAAAGCACAGAAACTGCATTCCTTCCTACCACAAAGCCGCTTCCCCAATCCTTTGCATAACCTTGGTCTCCCCAACACCTCCTCccacccttccttctcctccaccacctcctgctAAACCTTATCTGCTCTACCACATCCTCATTCTCCTCCTGTCCATAGACTGCTCTGCTCATTCTCACGTACTGCTTTGACTCCCCAATAGTAAAAAGTAACCCTGTGGGGAACTGACGGCATGAAAAGGGGGTTGTGGCTGTATGAGTGGagagaatggaaagaaacagagaatggaAGGAAAGTTGCCCAGAGAAACCTGTTCTAACTGGCCTGCTTTGAGGAGGGGGTTGGATgaggtgacctccagaggcctCTTCCAATCTAAGTTACTCTGTGATCCTGTGAGGTGTTGTGAGAGAAATAGATTGGGCTAAAGCAGATGCAGATGAGTTATGAGTGAGAAAATATCTGCAGCCTACTGCTATTTTCATGCTCTTTGGAAGAAGTTCACATTCCCCAGCTCTTGGAATAGGACTCTGATGACCTGGGTTATATACAGACTTCCCTAATACCTCAGGCTCAACTGGACCAACTGAATTGCAACATGCAAATTTGTTAGAGTGGAAAGGTGAAACTTGGTGAAGTTTTAGCTATGTTACAGTTGCTTCAAAGAGCAAAGCTCTTCGTCTACTTGACTGTAGTATGAGATTAGTGGATTCGTCACAGGATTCAACACAGCTTTGTTACAAGCTTTACGATTTTAGTGTTTTAGGTATATGGGTATGCGAAATTATGTAAATCTGTTTTGAGTATTGTTTAGAACAAGGAAGGGTGGTGAGATAGcaagttaatataaaaataaaatagaaataaatgtaaattctTGGAATTGGTACCCACAGAGCGCTGTAGTCTGTGACATATCATAGTCTTTTCTACCAGTAAtccatacattttaaatacacaagAATGGGATTCCCATGGGGAAGATACTATTCTGGGCTTTGTCAAAGAAAAAGTACTTATTGTATTGTCATTAGTGATAAAGTCTCCGCTATGAATTTACAATGTGCCGTTGGAGTATAAGCAAAATTAGAGCAATAGAGTGAATAAACTGAATTGAACTGTCATGTGATATATATACTTGTTATGAAGTTGGTACTATAGTTTGAATTAAGCTTGATGATTATGAAGTTACTTTTGTTGTGCAGAGATTcgaatgagggagaaaaaaaaaatagaaagaaatggaagagagaaaaagagattaagGGAtacaaatagaaaaagtaaaCTGAGGCAGTAGGTTTGCTGAGGCAAAAATAGCTGGCCAAGTACAGAGCATAAGCCCTGTTCTaatggaaaattaaaacaaatacagattaTAAGACTCTAGCAGTATATGGATCTCAAAATGAGACTATGGAGATAAAATTTAATGAAGCAGGAGacaaaaaaacagtaaatatatGAGCATATCTATATATCTATTTTTCAGGGAGTTTGGGGGATTCGATAAATGTGGACTGTCAGGCAAAAACAAATGATAGTACCTTTAACTGCATGCAGTTCTGTCTGATGTAGGTGAGTAGCACCTCAGATCTAGAAATGTCTAAAACTCTCTTCAACTGGGTAGGATTAAAAAATATAAGCTATGTGTGTAAGTTATTATAAGCAGATCATCCCTCAGTACAGCCCGTGGCTGGAGACAGTCTGAAATACTGAGGAAGTTCAGTATTTTGGATCTAACTCAGCAATAGTTTTCTGAATAATACCTTTCTGCAAGAATTGATTAGGAACTAGTCAGCGGCTAGTaaaggtggttgtttttttaaagcaggctGCAAAGATCATATGTAAGTTGAAATCCAGATGTAGTACGAATGCTTGCTTTGAAAGAGGACTGATGATCTCTAACAGCAGTGGGCCACAAAATGTTCCAATAAACTTGTCCTAGTCATGGGTCATCTCTCCAGATAATGACCCGACCTACCTTTTTCCAGCACGTCTGCCTGTCTGGTACTTGGCCActttcagagaaaacagaacGCTTGCTTCTCTGTAATTTTCCTGAACTGGTGATTTTGTCACAttaattttggtatttttcaCTAAAACAGCCAAAGACCTTCTGTTTGCATGTGCAACTGAATGGGGATAATTCAGCTTGATTAGACAGCCTGCTATCCAGACTAGTTTGATTGGATGAGATACAAACGGTACTGTGGAGGAGAAGCATCATCATTTGGTCTCCTTCACAGCTGCAACACATGATTATTCAGACTCTTTATGCCACAGATGAAAAACCTAACCAGAAACAGATGGGGAGTGAGTATTTTTAGAAGcagtatttcaaagcattaacaagaggaagagaaaaagatttcAACTTTGGAGATAAAGAAAATTTCAAACCTGCTTGTTAAAGTATATTCaatagtatattttaaaatgttttaattgtaaaTAATACTGTacccagaaatatttttcctcactttcttccatttccatttccatgttACTTGTGGCCAAATCCGGtgtaaaatgcagatttttcaatTGAAGTACAAGTAACTGCTCCAAAATAATATGTTCTAGTAATGCACAGTGCTCAAATCTCTCATTTAAAGgttcttgttggttttgtttgaatgtttattttaattttgtattatttctccAGTGTCTAATTGTTTTCTATGCAAGACTTGctaggaaaatggaaaacttgGTCTGTGAGATCAAAGAAGGCTTTTTGACAAGCTTGAAATGGCTTTTGTGATATCCTAAACATCTTCAGAATTAGCTCACCAGTTAGCTCTTTTCAGTCATCATAGTTTTCCTGAGGAGGAAATGATTCCTTCTCCTCCAAATTATAGGGTCAGAGAATGATCAGATCTGCTTTTCAAGCTGTGTTTGtgataaagatatttttatgaagggaggaattttattttatttttagttttcttgagTATCAAATCTGCAAGTCTGATGAGGGCaaatgtcttttttctctttccagtagCAAGTCAGTGGTGGAGAGTCATCATCAGTACCAAGTAGAAAAGTCCTGAGTTTCTGGCTCAGCTTGGAAGAAACCCTAATTATGTCAGTGTTGAGTCTTGTTCTAGTCTTCTGAGAGCTGCCTTCAGACTCTTCACCTTCCATCCTACAGTTGCAATATGGATGCAGATGGAGTTTATATGAGTCTCATTTAGTGAGTATTACACTGTGTCCTATAGGAAGTAAATTCTTACTGTACAATGTTAGAAACAAAATCTCTTCTTAAATTGTTTTATAGCTTTGGCATATCCTAACTCtaactgaataaaaaatatttaactagGACAATATACATGATCCTTAAAGAACAGTAACTAAAAGTTGTGttgtaagatttttttataaGACTGAAAGataatttctatttattattcTTGTCTTGGATAGAGAAAGTTCTGAAGCTCTCACCCGCGTTTAACTCTTAGTTGATTTCTGGCACTGTCTGATGCATTTATCATGTTCATGAACTGGGAAGAAGAATTGGGAAGTACtacattgtgatttttttgaagcagGAGCTTCTTTCTGTTTGGCTCCAAGGAGACACTGTAGCCTAGTGATGTCACCAGACTTTTCACTTCCATAGTGAGATTACTAGTGTAGATAAAACTGACTACATTTAGATATAATTTTGAGAACTCAGGTCTGTAAGAAGCTCGTTGTTTTCAACTATTTCTGGTTTCAGTGAGGAGAAAGCTCTGAAAAGCTTCGAGTTAGTTAGTTACATTACTTAGTTATGACTTCCAAATTGTCGTGTTTGACACATTCtattacattttaatattgtTAAGCAAAACCCTTCTTTTCATTCTAGACCTATCTCATTTCACCTCATCTATTTTGTAAGAGTTGTGATGATATTTCCTGATTGCTGAGTGCTTAAATACAGTTGAGATatgtcaaataattttaaaagttaaaatgctAGTTTTCTTAGTATTGGttgacttcagttttcttttctgtgtttagaTGTACTGGGTAACTTTACCATTGATTCTCAGGTGTCGAGTtatcttttattttgcattttgaggGTAATCTATATAATGCAGTTGTTATTGGTTACTATTAATTGTTTTACAGTAGGGACTAAAATCCACAGTTAAAAGCTTGAAAACTTTTTGTACTAGAATTCTGCAAAGATATGATTAAATGCAACTTATTTCCCAGAAAGGTTCCTAAGCTAAAATCAAGATATCACTGGGGAGGTAAGCAAGCAAGAGGAAAGAACAGGAGCAGGAAAATGAGTGAAACCACAGAAGAACATGGTTAATTGTTATGTTATAAACTGGATAGAGCTATAAATGCCATTCTTGGTATCAGTGAATAGAAATTTTTCAACTGTCAGGGCTTCATTTGCACAGGAAAAAGTAAtgacagatatatatatatatgtattctaaAATTGACTTCAGTACTGTAGTCTCTTTCACAGTATTGTATCTCACCTATTATCTTTGTTACTTAGTTTGACAGCAGAGATGATTGTTTCTCAGTAAACTAAAAAGTAGCGACAGATGGATAAGGCCATATAACCCAGGGTGTGTTTTGTTCAGGTACCACAGATGAGCTGTATCTACATAACTGAATGCACATGAGATTTGTTTGTGAAGTAATCATTTATTATGCAAACACCAGAACTTCATTATAtcaaattttattaaatatgtacATGTTATTACTGTTTAAAAGAACGAGTATCATTCCAAGATCTGCAAACTTCTCTCTAGCTTTGAGAGCTGCGGCAGAGCCTGTATTAATGCTAGTTTGAAAGCTGTAAGCTAATACAGTGTCACTGTGAATGACACAGCACCACCTTTGAAGGCAAAACTTCATCAGGTGTATTCTTTAATTACAATACaatcaaaaaaatctttcctgacaATAATGTATTTGTACATTGTTTAAATTTCCCAACTCTGTCCAACTTGTAGGATGGAAGCAAAGAATTCTGTCACATTTAGGATTCTCAGATGCTGAAGAAGGGAATTCGTACCAGAAACATCTGACGGTAAAGGCCGTTTAAAGGCAGAGAAGGGGGCACaggaagcaaagagaaagatGCGTCCATCTCCTCTGCTGGTATCCAGCCAGGAGgtcttaatatttttcttgcttagGGTCCCATGGCCTCAGTGAGGATAATGCTTCCTATCAGTGACCCCCCTTCCCATCACCTCTCCACTAAACTGGTAGGTCAGCTTCTTCTTGACTTTCTTGACCTCCCCTGTCTTGCCGTAGTTTCTCAAAGCCCGTGCCATCTTCTGGTAGGTCATTTTCTTGCGATTGCCTTTCTGGACACCCCAGCGATGTGCCAATGCTTCTTTGTGTTTGGAGGAGAACTGGAAAGTACCTTTTTCCTTGTCCACCCACCAGATGCTGTCCTTCATGTCTCCATTGCGAAGAAGGTCCAGAAGGAACTGATACAGACGTATCTTTTTCTTGCTGCCTGTGTGAgagtcagagaagaaaagcagtggaGCATTAGGATCAGTGTGTAGTTCCTAGTGAAACAGCAGAGCATATATAATTCATATAACTGTTTTGGGTAGCTTGTCAGTCAAGTAACTTCTTCAGTTTGCAACTTTTGTAACAATAGACAGTGTTAACACTGTGAGAACATAATGTGCATTGataccaagaagaaaaaacaagaataagGAATTCCAAAGGCCCAACCcttgttttgaaattaatttgctaATTTGAAGCTAACTGACAAACATTGCTAACTTGAAACTAATCTGAAGCTGATTTGGGCAGGTTATGCAGAACCTGACTTTCAGGTACTGAGCAAACagagctaaatatttttttaaatcagttcctTGACCTtcttagaatagaatcatagaatcatagaattgctgaggttggaagggacctctaagatcatcgagtccaacctttaacctactctgacaaaagccacttctaaaccatgtccctaagtgccccatctaccctttttttaaacacctccagggatggtgaatccaccacctccctgggcagcctattccaatgtttaataaccctttcagtgaaaaaatgtttctaatatccaatctaaacctcccctgacataacttgaacccgtttcctctcgttctatcgcttgtcaccagggagaagaggtcagcccccatctctctacaacctcttgCCTTGGTTTTCCCATCTGTTAATGGAAATTGGAGTAGAAATGGCAAAAGCCATTTCCGTTCAGGAAACCTGAATAGGCAAGGCAGAAGGATGAAGTGGGAGTATGTGAAGAAACAAGATTTGAGATAGAGACACAGTTATAGTCATAAAAGATGCAGATGACAGGAGAGTGCAAGGAGTCAGGGAAAGTGAAGCTTTGTCAGTGGGATAAAATACTAGCACAGTAATTCTACAGTTTTATTGTTATCATCATGGTAATGTAACAACTGCTCAGCACATAGCTTGATGAATTCCCTTTGTCTTCACTGACCTGTTTCTCCATGCATAATTCCAGGCCCAGGATCCACACCATCAGTCTCCCCATCTGATACCTCCAATGGGGGGCTCTGCCTCTCTATGTCCTCCTCATCAGAACTGGGCTGCGGTGGAGAGGAGTACTGTAGGCACATCCGGGGCAAATAGGACACCTTTGGGAGAAAAGAGTAGTAGAGGGAGGTGGTAGTGACAGAGAGTGGGGCATGGAGATCAAATAAGGAAATGTTGTGGAGAGAGTtacagagaaaaggcaggagaaagtaAGAGGTATATGAGTTTGTTTAGGGTGATACTGAATGACATAGTTGTTGACATTTATAATAAATACTATGCAATTAAGAAACACTTCCAGCTAACAGGCAACACATACACATGTACAAAGCTGCATCTTTACAAGGGGGAAGGTGGAGTAAGATCGTAAAAATCAGAACTTTCCCATATGTTATATTCTATGTAAGTGATATTGCTCCTCTTCTCCCATACCTCTCCAATGCTAGCATTCGTCCTAATGAGTTTCTGATCCCTGTTGCCTGTCCCCTGTGTAAAACTGCCTTTGAGAACAACTTTTTCTTGAACGCAGACCTTCTGGAACTACTCTCTTAAATTTGAAAGAGCTAAACAGTTCTGTCCTAGCATGGCTGCTTTGACTGGCTTTGGCTCTGTGGTCCTCTTCCTTTTTCAGGCATAGTACCATCTGACAGCACTGAATCCCTACAGGACTGCATCCAACTCTTAGAGAAGGGATTACATAGGTCTGTCAGCTTCCTGTCCTGAATTTCCCCCATGAGGAGGGGAACAGCCTTAGCGCTAAGATAGAACATACATCATATTGTCTCACATTCTCTTTTCCTAAGTGGCTATCTGAAAATTCCCCATTAATGGGGATTTCTCATCTGCAAAGCTAGCAAGCCATTTTTTGTGCTAAATTCTCTTGCCCTTATATAGAGGTCTTGTCAGGAGCAG
Protein-coding sequences here:
- the SPI1 gene encoding transcription factor PU.1; amino-acid sequence: MLQACKMEGFPLIPPPSEDMVPYESDLYRQPHDYYQYLNSDGESHGDHYWEYHPHHMHSEFETFGDNHFTELQSVQPPQLQQLYRHMEIEQMHVLDSAIPTPHIGLNHQVSYLPRMCLQYSSPPQPSSDEEDIERQSPPLEVSDGETDGVDPGPGIMHGETGSKKKIRLYQFLLDLLRNGDMKDSIWWVDKEKGTFQFSSKHKEALAHRWGVQKGNRKKMTYQKMARALRNYGKTGEVKKVKKKLTYQFSGEVMGRGVTDRKHYPH